The nucleotide window CGCTAATGGCAAGCTAATGGTGGGCCAGCTCGGTGACTCGCTGACGGCCGAGGATGGCAAGGTCGCAGCGAAAAGCTGCGCCGTGCAGCTGATCGCTCAGATaaaggccgccgccggcggcgacctCGACAAGGTGAAGAAGGTTGTGATGGTGCGCTGCTACGTCAACTCTGCATGCAACTTCCATGACCACCCGCTTGTGGCTAACGGCTGCTCCGACCTCCTGGTGGGCGTGTTCGGCGAGGAAGTCGGCCTCCATGCTCGCTGCGCCTTCGGAGTCGCACAGCTGCCCTTCAACGCGATGGTGGAGATTGAAGCTCAGTTCGAGCTCAAGGGCGAtgccacggcggcctcgTAGCGAGTCCATTTGAAGACCGTAGCCGCTGGCGAAAGTGTACGAGCACGCGGGAGTGGCAgtcgctgcctctgctcGGCAAACGCCTCTCGCGGACGCGTCGCACCGCTTTGCGCCCCTGCAGAGGTGGCGAGGGGGGTGTTTCGCTATGCTTCCCACCCCTGTATCTCTCTCGTATTCTCTTGAAGTTTGAATGCGCTTCTTTTATCTTTGTGTTAGCGACAAGGAACGTGCGTCATCGAGAGGCTCGTCGCTCACCTCGTGAAACGCGCCTTTGCCTATTCaatccctccctccccacgtcATCAATATGCGGCCTTGTTGACCGTCCTTACCGCTGTTGGCGCATGTGTCAGcgcatgtgtacgtgtgggCGGTGGTTTGTGGGTAGCTCTGGTCCCCTTCTCTCCACGCACCACGGTGCCTCCTGCCCGTCACGTCATCTATCGGGTTCGACTCGTCGATTTCGGCTATCTTTTTTTGActcgttttgttttctcgGTTTCTCGTTCTCCAccctgcagcaccggcacaTTGGCGTTTCCGCTGACCTCTCCCACCTCTGTGGGTCactcttccctcttcttgACGCTGATGTAAGAGCATGCGCATTGGATGAGGAGCACGCTTGTGCTTGAGTGaacacgtgcgtgcatgtgcgtgtgtgtgtgtgcccgtgttGCGGGTGAGACTCTGCAGGTGAGTCAGGCAAAGAAGAGCGCGGTAAAAAGGAAGAAAACGTTGATTGATAATTCGTGGGGCTCCGCAGGTCTGCGCGAAGCGGCGCGCCTCCACGCCTGCGCCGATGTCGAAGGCGTGGCctgcgtgtctgcctgcctACGGACCACAAAAACGCATGCGCAAAAGAATAAAGGCGTAATGAGTCGAACGAAATCGAAAACAAGCGAAGAAACCTAGTTGAAGAACAGGGTCAACGATGCCCATGTAGCCTTgtgaggtggcggaggtgtgCGTCAGTCGTCCTCGGGTGGTGTACCACACAGCCATACGTCTGGTGTTGAGTCTCCATGACTGTCACACGCCAGCGCAGAGATGTATCAACTCGAAGGCAACCATGGAGATCAAGTGATGACGACACGGAGAAGACCAAACTGAGCAtcgtcttctccgcctccatctTTCTTGTCTCTACTTGATCCCGTCTCCACGTCCCCACCtcgatgcacacacacacacacacacacattcgAGCGCGCATACACCGTCGACAGGAGCCGTCTGTCATTGACGAactccgtgcgtgtgtgtacgtgtgatCGTGCTCTCGCTAGCGCTGGTGCTTCACTGTTTATATCCGGCCCTCCCCTCACTCCTCATCGCGTGCTTCCCTTGGTcatcctcccctctcccccactcAGAGGAGAGCACTGCTGTTGCAGGTGAGCAGGAGAAAATAAAGACGAATTCGCTGAAGCTCGGACATAACACCGGCCGCTGCTCGTGCAGTGTTCCTACATATTTGGCGAATCTTGTGACGCGTATTACCATCAAGGATTCGCGCATCTTTTCAAGTCGCCTGTATCATCACCGCCTCTCGGTGTAGTTGTCTGCAAGACACGCTTAGCGTCCTATatccccctttctcttttctcGAGGTTCCACAGGCGGTGCTGTACTGCGGCACGGCGAGGTGCATACAGAGGCAAAAGACGTGTATTCGTTCTAGTCGACGGGACGCCAATCGGAGCACCTAGCTGGGCACTgtatacacgcacgcgttCTCTTAAACAGCACTTCTGCGCACTGTCCCGCCTCTCCGTTTCGATTGCGTCACCACGAAGACGACACGCCGCCAACGCACGCTTCGAACGTCTTTTCCCGCATACTTCGCAGCAATACAAAACTCGACGACGCACAGACGAAGTATTTAACTAAAGGAAGACTGAGCAGAGCCGCCTCGTTCCCGCCGACGagtgcgtgtgagtgtgtgtgtgtgtcttagCCTGTACGTCGGTGTGCGCGCTCTTGCGGTCTGTGTTCGCTTGTgcacttttcttttcttgtttcttgcgtgtgtgtatagTGGCCACCCCTCTGGTGTAGCTGAGGACGTATCGACTCCTGTGTGAATGTCTGTTGTGAgcatcttctcccccttccctttttctttgctctGGCTAACCCATCCCTATTTCTTGCTGTAAAAGTAAcggtcgtgtgtgtgcgtcggcTTGCGTGCCTTCGCAAGTTTCGTATAGACGTGTCGTGTGAGTGCAAGGCATTCCTCGGCCTTGTGGTTGACGTAGTTCCTTCGCCCCCTTTGTTGCTTATATTTCTTTCATCGTGGTCTCTGCGCATGTGCGGCGCCTTCCTGCCGTATCCTCCTTCTCGACTACGACAGCTGCGGCCTGTGGTGTTAccgctctccccccttcgcGAATACCGCAAAGGCGGCCACGTTCACCACCACTGCGACTCGAGGTCCCAAcaccacctctctcccccatccccctcccttcccttttagtgtgtgcatgtgcgtgcgtcttcTTGTTCGTTTGaaactctctccctctctctctattgTTGTACAgcgcatccccctccctgttCTTCGTTAGTCTCCGTCTGCCTCCGAGCATAGACGCAGACAGAAGTGCGGATATTTGTGTATAACGGAGTCGCTTTGGTGTGTTCGCTGACGTGTCAGTGTGTCTGCGCGAATTCGTCGTTGCCTTCGCTCGTGTTGTGTTTTCAGTACGGCGTTTATGCTTGTTGTCACCATTGTTCCTCTTGTGGTTCAAGAGCGACGAAGCAACGCGAGGAGGCACGCCCGCACATCACAGTGCTATTCTCGGTGAGACGGCGTGTGTGAagcgctcctctctccccgtctGATTCCATTTcggtttttctttttgcttATTTTTTCGTTTGGATTTCGAGTACGCGTGATTGCATATGGAAGCGTGTGCGTCgacctccccccctctcctcccacacATCGTCGTTTCACATTCTCCTCCTCAGGGCCACTACGTTGGATCTCCTGTTGGCTATTAGGCGTCTGAGcgcacacccctccccctcggagGCCCGCCCTCCGTCTTTGCGCACTCGTTGTTTATTTTTGTGTCtcccgccgcggcggtcgtTCGCTCCACTTCCCTCTTCGTATCTTCTGCCTCGGCTCGCCGTCTGGAGACCTCCACGTACGTCGAGCAACACGAACGTGTCAAAGATCGACGCTTGCGCCGTCGACTTTACTTTCTTTCCTTGGGCCTCCGTTTAGGTGTACGGGCGCACTGCAGAGACACACTTGCAGACGCTCGCACGCGGACGCGCACCCCGGCAGACAAGGTCACCGCTGCAGGACGTCCGAAGAAGCCAGCGGACCTTTGCGTTCTGAATCATCTTCATCTCCCCTACTTCTGCTCTGTTTGTGACACCCCACCAATCTCGCCGCAGCAATGCTCCAAGAAACAATCAACGAGGAGCTGCCAATGGAGATGATGGAGGAGATGCCgtccgcagcaccaccgcgacgacCCCACCACCAGTCAGACCCGCTTTATGACTATCGGAGGGAGCACCTGGCGTTGCAAGAGCGGCTGGCGGAGATATGGGGACCGGAGGCCCCATACACGCCTGTGCCGGAGGAGACGTCGTCGTGGTTCAAGCGGTACTACTACGGGTGGGTGTACGAGACGGTGGTGCTCGCGTCAAAGGAGAAGCTGGAGCACGAGGCACTGCCCCCGCCGACGCGggatgcgcgcgcgcacgactGCGGGCTGCGGCTGTCGCGTGCTGTGCAGGCTGCGATGTACGAGCGTAACGCGTGGCACTGCATGGTTGGGGCGGAGGTCGTGAGCACGCTGGACGCTTCGAGTCGCGGCGTTCTGCGGTGGGTTGgggtgccgcagcagggcgGGTACACGCGGATGATGGCTGGCGTGGAGTGGAGCGTGCCGCCGGCTCTGCGCACCGCTGCGAGGTCCGACGACAGCGGTGTGTCGCCGTTCTTCGACGGCGTTGCGCACGGCGAGCACCTGTTCACACCTGAGCAGAGTGGCATGtcgacgctggaggagacTACGACGCTGAGGTGGGACCTGactggccgcggcggcgtggtggaGATTCCGACCCCGAAGCGCGTGCCTCTGACACAGCTCCTGGCGTTCAAGCTGCCCTACTACCTGTGGATGCAAGTGCCGTTTGTCCTTGTCAGCAGCATCTGCATCGTCGCGTTGCCGAGCATCCTGCAGGCGTTCGTCGCCTTCTTGGGCGATGACCCAAGCACGCAGACGTGGGGTCGCGGCCTTGGCCTTGTAGCGGGAATATTCCTCGTGCAGGCGTTGCAGAGCGTGTGCTCTCAGCGCTACAACTACATTTCTTTCCGCTGCGGCTTGCAGTACCGCTCCGTGCTGAGCTCGCTGATCTTCGAGAAGTGCATGATCATCTCCGGCAAGTCGCTCGCGCAGCCGGATATGAACGCGGGGCGCATCATCAACATGGTGAGCACCGATGTGGAGCAGGTATACTTTTTTATGCTCTTCTGCATGCTGTTGTGGAGCAGTCCGATCGTGCTTCTTCTCGCCATTGTGCAGCTCTGGCGGTTGGTCGGCTGGTGCGCCATCATGGCCATCATCTCCTTCCTCGCCACCATTCCGCTGAACACCTTCCTCATGGGCATCCAGATGCGGGCACGCCAGGACATCGCAAAGGCTGCCGACGCTCGAGTCAAGGCAACGAACGAGTTCTTCTCCGGCATCCGCGTCGCCAAGTTTATGACGTGGGAGCCTTGCTTCGTCGCGAGCATCGAGTCAAAGCGCGCGGTGGAGCTGTTCTTTCTCAAGAAGATTCAAAACGCGCGCGTGGCCACGTCGTTCGTGAGCAATGCCACACCCATGCTGATGATCGCCCTCGTCTTCACCGTGTACTACTGCACCGGTCACGAGCTGAGTTCCACTGTTGTCTTCCCCACCATTGCGCTGCTCGGCGTCCTCCGCCAACCTTTTCAGCACATTCCGTGGATGTTCACGATGGCGGTGCAGTATCTCATTTCCATTGGCCGCATTCGAAGGTTCCTCGAGTGCGACAACGCCACCTGCTCCACTGTGCAGGACATGGAGGAGTACGCGAGGGAGCAGAGCGAGCACAGCGCTGCCTGCCAGCTTGCCGCTGTGCTGGAGAACGTCGACGTGACTGCGTTTGTGCCCGTGAAACTGCCGTTTGCGCCGTGTTTGCACGTGCCGTTCGTTccgcgcgtgctgcggaTGCTGTGCTGCGGGCGCTGCCGGCCTGCGAAGCAGTACTCCGCGCCGGCGGCTGTGGCCGAGGATGTGTACGCGGTTTCGCAATCAtcaccctcctcgccgtcttcgtcgccATCTCCGCGCGGAGGCGGTAATCAGAAGGGTAATCCTGAGGCGGAGTGGTACGAGCTGGAGccgaaggtgctgctgcgcgacgtgTCTGTGAGTGTCCCGCGCGGAAAGCTGACGGTTGTGCTTGGCGCGACGGGGAGCGGGaagtcgacgctgctgcagtcgctgctgtcgcagtTCGAGATCAGCGAGGGCCGCGTGTGGGCGGAGCGGAGCATCGCGTacgtgccgcagcaggcgtGGATCATGAACGCGACGGTGCGCGGCAACATCCTGTTcttcgacgaggaggacgccgcGCGGCTCGCGGAtgccgtgtgcgtgagccagctggaggcggaccTTGCGCAGCTTGGCGGGGGGCTGGAGACGGAGATCGGGGAGAAGGGCGTGAACCTGAGCGGCGGGCAGAAGGCGCGCGTGAGCCTTGCGCGCGCCGTGTACGCGAACCGCGACGTGTACCTGCTGGACGACCCCCTGTCCGCGCTGGACGCGCACGTTGGCCAGCGCATCGTGCAAGACGTTATCCTtgggcggctgcgcggcaaGACGCGCGTGCTTGCGACGCACCAGGTGCACGTTGTGCCGAGGGCAGACTACGTTGTGGCGCTGAGTGACGGGCGCGTGGAGTTCAGCGGAAGCAGCGCGGACTTTATGCGGACATCTCTCTACGCTGGAATGGCTGCCGGCGTCACGGAGACCAAGGAAGAGGGGGATGCGGAGAGGTCGGAGTCTGCGCTTgatggggaagaggaggcagaggtgATGCTCGACAGGAGCGCCAGCAAAGACGAAGGGAAGGAGAACGGTGATGCGGCAGCCAGAGACTCTGCTGCCAGTTCCTtcgtcgtcgaggaggagaaggcgtcgGGTGTCGTTCCGTGGGGGACGTACATGGCGTACTTTCGCTattgcggcggcgcgcatgtCGCGGCGTCAATCGTGCTGGTCTTTGCCGTTACGGAGCTGATCACTGTCTCTAGCAGTGTATGGCTGTCAAGGTGGACCAcgaagaaggagagcgaaAGTAACTCTCTGTATCTCACGGTGTACCTGCTCACAGTGCTCGCTGGCAGTGCTGGATATCCGCTCCGCTTCGTCGTTTCGTACACCGCAATGCGCCAAGGTTGCGTGGCGTTGCATCGCACCATTCTGCGCTCGGTTACAGCAGGCACGATAGAGTTTTTCGATCGCACTCCCCTTGGACGGCTGCTGAACCGCTTCTCGCGCGACATCAATACCCTGGACGACGGCCTGCAGATGTCAACCATCTTTCTGCTGGAGAGtctcttctccatctccgTTTTGGTACTGGTCATCACCTACTCGCAACCGATTGTGCTCATCGCGCTTGCGCCGTGCGGGTATCTCTACTACCGGATCATGGTGTTCTACAACTCAGCCAACCGCGAGATCCGCCGGCAGACAAGCGTTATGAAGACACCCGTCTTTACACTGCTGTCGGAGCTGACGAACGGTCTCGCCACCATCATGGCGTACGGCAAGGCAAAGGAGGTGATGGGTGAGGCGCTTCAGAGACTGGATGTGGTCCACTCATGTGGCAACTTGGAGAACAACACTAATCGGTGGCTTGCCGTGCGCATCGAGTTCCTCAGCAACATCGTCATCACAGCCATTGCCTTTGTGGGCGTCGGCACAACATGCCTTCGCTCGAACCGCCTTGATATTGGcctcatctccctctccctcaccatGGCGATGCAGACGACCGGCGAGCTCAACTGGCTGGTGCGCATGGTAGCAACCTTGGAGGCGGACATGAACAGcgtggagcggctgctgtACTACATTGACCACATTCCCAAGGAGGCGATGCCGGAGCTGgacgcggaggtggacgCGCTGGAGAGGCGGACGGGAGTGGCGGCGGACGTGACGGGGACGGTTGTGATCGAGCCTGCGAGCCCgacgagcgccgcgccgcacgccgtgca belongs to Leishmania mexicana MHOM/GT/2001/U1103 complete genome, chromosome 23 and includes:
- a CDS encoding putative ATP-binding cassette protein subfamily C, member 1 — encoded protein: MLQETINEELPMEMMEEMPSAAPPRRPHHQSDPLYDYRREHLALQERLAEIWGPEAPYTPVPEETSSWFKRYYYGWVYETVVLASKEKLEHEALPPPTRDARAHDCGLRLSRAVQAAMYERNAWHCMVGAEVVSTLDASSRGVLRWVGVPQQGGYTRMMAGVEWSVPPALRTAARSDDSGVSPFFDGVAHGEHLFTPEQSGMSTLEETTTLRWDLTGRGGVVEIPTPKRVPLTQLLAFKLPYYLWMQVPFVLVSSICIVALPSILQAFVAFLGDDPSTQTWGRGLGLVAGIFLVQALQSVCSQRYNYISFRCGLQYRSVLSSLIFEKCMIISGKSLAQPDMNAGRIINMVSTDVEQVYFFMLFCMLLWSSPIVLLLAIVQLWRLVGWCAIMAIISFLATIPLNTFLMGIQMRARQDIAKAADARVKATNEFFSGIRVAKFMTWEPCFVASIESKRAVELFFLKKIQNARVATSFVSNATPMLMIALVFTVYYCTGHELSSTVVFPTIALLGVLRQPFQHIPWMFTMAVQYLISIGRIRRFLECDNATCSTVQDMEEYAREQSEHSAACQLAAVLENVDVTAFVPVKLPFAPCLHVPFVPRVLRMLCCGRCRPAKQYSAPAAVAEDVYAVSQSSPSSPSSSPSPRGGGNQKGNPEAEWYELEPKVLLRDVSVSVPRGKLTVVLGATGSGKSTLLQSLLSQFEISEGRVWAERSIAYVPQQAWIMNATVRGNILFFDEEDAARLADAVCVSQLEADLAQLGGGLETEIGEKGVNLSGGQKARVSLARAVYANRDVYLLDDPLSALDAHVGQRIVQDVILGRLRGKTRVLATHQVHVVPRADYVVALSDGRVEFSGSSADFMRTSLYAGMAAGVTETKEEGDAERSESALDGEEEAEVMLDRSASKDEGKENGDAAARDSAASSFVVEEEKASGVVPWGTYMAYFRYCGGAHVAASIVLVFAVTELITVSSSVWLSRWTTKKESESNSLYLTVYLLTVLAGSAGYPLRFVVSYTAMRQGCVALHRTILRSVTAGTIEFFDRTPLGRLLNRFSRDINTLDDGLQMSTIFLLESLFSISVLVLVITYSQPIVLIALAPCGYLYYRIMVFYNSANREIRRQTSVMKTPVFTLLSELTNGLATIMAYGKAKEVMGEALQRLDVVHSCGNLENNTNRWLAVRIEFLSNIVITAIAFVGVGTTCLRSNRLDIGLISLSLTMAMQTTGELNWLVRMVATLEADMNSVERLLYYIDHIPKEAMPELDAEVDALERRTGVAADVTGTVVIEPASPTSAAPHAVQAGSLVFEGVQMRYREGLPLVLRGVSFRIAPREKVGIVGRTGSGKSTLLLTFMRMVEVCGGVIRVNGREIGAYGLRELRQQFSMIPQDPVLFDGTVRQNVDPFLEASSAEVWTALELVGLRERVASESEGIDSRVLEGGSNYSVGQRQLMCMARALLKRGSGFILMDEATANIDPALDRQIQATVMSAFAAYTVITIAHRLHTVAQYDKIIVMDHGVVAEMGSPRELVMNRQSIFHSMVEAVGPSARRHFLSLVGGRGNEVAPYSKCG
- a CDS encoding putative endoribonuclease L-PSP (pb5), with protein sequence MPGVAESNLQKLGITLPVPAAPAASYAPFCVVGNMVYVSGQLPKDANGKLMVGQLGDSLTAEDGKVAAKSCAVQLIAQIKAAAGGDLDKVKKVVMVRCYVNSACNFHDHPLVANGCSDLLVGVFGEEVGLHARCAFGVAQLPFNAMVEIEAQFELKGDATAAS